One window from the genome of Streptomyces cadmiisoli encodes:
- a CDS encoding SDR family oxidoreductase, whose amino-acid sequence MPTHVITGAGSGIGAAVARRLHARGDEVVLHARDAGRAKELAAEFPGARTLVGDLSEPDRLSWALSHQSPPDRVDSLLHIAGVVDLGPVGDLTPKTWRHQLNVNLLAPAELTRLFLPQLRAARGHVLFVNSGAGLSAHAGWSAYAASKHGLKALADSLREEEHADGVRVTSVYPGRTAGPMQAKVHQQEGKEYDPARWIDPESVATTVLMCLDLPEDAEINDVTVRPGR is encoded by the coding sequence ATGCCTACACATGTGATCACCGGGGCGGGTTCCGGCATCGGAGCGGCCGTCGCCCGCCGTCTGCACGCACGCGGGGACGAGGTCGTGCTGCACGCGCGTGACGCCGGCCGCGCCAAGGAACTGGCCGCCGAGTTCCCCGGGGCGCGGACCCTCGTCGGCGATCTGTCCGAGCCCGACCGGCTGAGCTGGGCGCTCTCCCACCAGAGCCCGCCGGACCGGGTCGACTCCCTGCTCCACATCGCCGGCGTGGTCGACCTGGGCCCGGTCGGCGACCTCACCCCGAAGACCTGGCGCCACCAGCTCAACGTCAACCTGCTCGCCCCCGCCGAACTGACCCGGCTGTTCCTGCCGCAACTGCGCGCGGCCCGCGGACACGTGCTGTTCGTGAACTCCGGCGCTGGCCTGAGCGCCCACGCCGGCTGGTCCGCGTACGCCGCCTCCAAGCACGGTCTGAAGGCCCTCGCGGACTCCCTGCGCGAGGAGGAGCACGCGGACGGCGTCCGCGTCACCTCCGTCTACCCCGGCCGCACCGCCGGCCCCATGCAGGCCAAGGTGCACCAGCAGGAGGGCAAGGAGTACGACCCCGCGCGCTGGATCGACCCCGAGTCCGTCGCCACCACCGTCCTGATGTGCCTGGACCTGCCCGAGGACGCGGAGATCAACGATGTGACGGTGCGGCCGGGGCGGTGA
- a CDS encoding cysteine desulfurase family protein, whose product MAYLDHAATTPMLPEAAEALTAHLGVTGNASSLHASGRAARRTVEEARETLAEALGARPSEVVFTAGGTEADNLAVKGLYWSRHAADPARTRVLASPVEHHAVLDAVHWLGEHEGATVEYLPVDSYGRVHPETLREAIARNPDDVALATVMWANNEIGTVLPVAELAATAAEFGIPLHADAVQAFGQLPVDFARSGLAAMTVSGHKIGGPYGIGALVLGREHTPVPVLHGGGQERHVRSGTLDVPAIASFAVAGRHAAEHREQFAREIGALRDDLIEVVRTAVPDAILGGDPVDRLPANAHFTFPGCEGDSLLLLLDAQGIECSTGSACTAGVAQPSHVLLATGTDPDLARGTLRFSLGHTSTAADVEAVAKAIGPAVERARAAGLM is encoded by the coding sequence ATGGCTTACCTCGACCACGCCGCGACCACCCCGATGCTCCCGGAGGCGGCAGAGGCGCTCACCGCCCACCTCGGCGTCACGGGCAACGCCTCCTCCCTCCACGCGTCCGGCCGCGCCGCACGGCGAACCGTCGAGGAGGCCCGCGAGACCCTCGCCGAAGCCCTCGGCGCCCGCCCCAGCGAGGTCGTCTTCACCGCCGGCGGAACGGAGGCCGACAACCTCGCCGTCAAGGGCCTGTACTGGTCCCGCCACGCCGCCGATCCCGCCCGCACCCGGGTGCTGGCCAGCCCCGTCGAGCACCACGCCGTCCTCGACGCCGTCCACTGGCTCGGGGAGCACGAGGGCGCCACCGTGGAGTACCTCCCGGTCGACTCCTACGGCCGCGTCCACCCCGAGACGCTGCGCGAGGCCATCGCCCGCAACCCCGACGACGTCGCCCTGGCCACCGTCATGTGGGCCAACAACGAGATCGGCACGGTCCTGCCGGTGGCCGAACTCGCCGCGACCGCGGCGGAGTTCGGCATCCCGCTGCACGCCGACGCGGTCCAGGCCTTCGGTCAACTGCCGGTCGACTTCGCCCGGTCCGGGCTGGCCGCGATGACCGTCTCCGGCCACAAGATCGGCGGTCCGTACGGCATCGGCGCGCTCGTTCTGGGCCGTGAGCACACCCCCGTACCCGTTCTGCACGGCGGCGGCCAGGAACGCCATGTGCGGTCCGGCACCCTCGACGTGCCCGCCATCGCCTCCTTCGCGGTCGCCGGCCGGCACGCCGCCGAGCACCGCGAACAGTTCGCCCGGGAGATCGGCGCCCTGCGCGACGACCTGATCGAGGTGGTCCGCACGGCGGTGCCCGACGCGATCCTGGGCGGCGACCCGGTGGACCGCCTCCCGGCCAACGCCCACTTCACCTTCCCCGGCTGCGAGGGCGACTCGCTGCTGCTGCTCCTCGACGCCCAGGGCATCGAGTGCTCCACCGGGTCCGCCTGCACCGCGGGCGTCGCCCAGCCGAGCCACGTCCTGCTCGCCACCGGCACCGACCCCGACCTCGCCCGCGGCACGCTCCGCTTCTCGCTCGGCCACACCTCCACCGCGGCCGACGTCGAGGCGGTCGCCAAGGCCATCGGCCCGGCGGTGGAACGCGCCCGTGCGGCGGGGCTGATGTGA
- a CDS encoding TIGR00730 family Rossman fold protein, with translation MNICVFLSAADLDDRYTRPARDFAELLGKGGHTLVWGGSDVGLMKVVADGVQEAGGRLVGVSVEFLAATARTGVDEMVVARDLAERKRLLLEKADAVVIMVGGTGTLDEATEILELKKHGHTDKPVVLLNTAGFYDGLKQQFHRMEDEGFLPLPLTDLVFFAEEPVGALAFLEESRGVA, from the coding sequence ATGAACATCTGCGTCTTCCTCTCCGCCGCCGACCTCGACGACCGTTACACCCGTCCGGCCCGCGACTTCGCGGAACTGCTGGGCAAGGGCGGGCACACCCTGGTGTGGGGCGGCTCCGACGTCGGGCTGATGAAGGTCGTCGCCGACGGCGTCCAGGAGGCGGGCGGCCGGCTGGTGGGCGTCTCCGTGGAGTTCCTGGCGGCCACCGCCCGCACCGGTGTCGACGAGATGGTGGTCGCGCGTGATCTCGCCGAGCGCAAGAGGCTGCTGCTGGAGAAGGCCGACGCGGTGGTGATCATGGTGGGCGGCACCGGCACGCTCGACGAGGCGACCGAGATCCTGGAACTGAAGAAGCACGGCCACACGGACAAGCCGGTGGTGCTGCTGAACACCGCGGGCTTCTACGACGGCCTGAAGCAGCAGTTCCACCGCATGGAGGACGAAGGCTTCCTGCCGCTCCCGCTGACCGACCTGGTGTTCTTCGCCGAGGAGCCGGTCGGGGCGCTGGCCTTCCTGGAGGAGAGCCGGGGCGTCGCCTGA
- the mnmA gene encoding tRNA 2-thiouridine(34) synthase MnmA: MTDTPQRSRPLRVLAAMSGGVDSAVAAARAAEAGHDVTGVHLALSANPQSFRTGARGCCTIEDSRDARRAADVIGIPFYVWDLADRFREDVVEDFVAEYEAGRTPNPCLRCNEKIKFAALLDKALALGFDAVCTGHYAQVIVREDGSRELHRASDMAKDQSYVLGVLDEKQLAHAMFPLGDTVTTKEEIRAEAERRGLAVAKKPDSHDICFIADGDTQGFLARRLGRAEGDIVDESGNRVGTHEGAYGFTIGQRKGLRIGTPAPDGKPRYVLDISPVDNTVTVGPASALDVGGLTAIKPRWCGSAPVGPGTYTAQLRAHGGETEVTAELVDGTLEVDFTEPVRGVAPGQAIVLYDGTRVVGSATIASTARAAAVSA, translated from the coding sequence ATGACTGACACCCCGCAGCGCTCCCGCCCCCTCCGCGTCCTCGCCGCCATGTCCGGCGGTGTCGACTCCGCCGTCGCCGCCGCCCGCGCGGCCGAGGCGGGGCACGACGTGACCGGCGTCCACCTCGCCCTGTCCGCCAACCCGCAGTCCTTCCGCACGGGCGCGCGCGGCTGTTGCACGATCGAGGACTCACGCGACGCCCGCCGCGCCGCGGACGTCATCGGCATCCCGTTCTACGTCTGGGACCTCGCCGACCGCTTCCGCGAGGACGTGGTCGAGGACTTCGTAGCCGAGTACGAGGCGGGCCGCACCCCCAATCCGTGCCTGCGCTGCAACGAGAAGATCAAGTTCGCGGCGCTGCTGGACAAGGCGCTCGCCCTCGGCTTCGACGCGGTCTGCACCGGGCACTACGCGCAGGTGATCGTCCGCGAGGACGGCTCGCGCGAGCTGCACCGCGCCTCCGACATGGCCAAGGACCAGTCGTACGTCCTCGGAGTCCTCGACGAGAAGCAGCTCGCGCACGCGATGTTCCCGCTCGGCGACACGGTCACCACCAAGGAAGAGATCCGCGCGGAGGCCGAGCGCCGCGGCCTGGCCGTGGCCAAGAAGCCCGACTCGCACGACATCTGCTTCATCGCCGACGGCGACACCCAGGGCTTCCTCGCCCGGCGCCTGGGCCGGGCCGAGGGCGACATCGTCGACGAGTCGGGCAACCGCGTCGGCACGCACGAGGGCGCGTACGGCTTCACCATCGGCCAGCGCAAGGGCCTGCGCATCGGCACCCCCGCCCCCGACGGCAAGCCGCGCTACGTCCTGGACATCTCCCCCGTCGACAACACCGTGACCGTCGGCCCCGCGTCCGCGCTGGACGTCGGCGGCCTCACCGCGATCAAGCCCCGCTGGTGCGGCTCGGCACCCGTCGGCCCCGGCACGTACACCGCCCAGCTGCGCGCACACGGCGGCGAGACCGAGGTGACCGCCGAGCTGGTCGACGGCACCCTGGAGGTCGACTTCACCGAGCCGGTCCGCGGCGTGGCCCCCGGCCAGGCGATCGTCCTGTACGACGGCACGCGCGTGGTCGGCTCGGCGACGATCGCGTCGACGGCGCGGGCCGCGGCGGTCTCGGCCTGA
- a CDS encoding DUF4190 domain-containing protein, which produces MHLTAPAARRTGIQDTDGMAVASFVLGLLGLLVLNVFLGPTAIALAAVALRRGTDRRGRAWLGLALGVADLVVLAAFMHADGTVSWSV; this is translated from the coding sequence ATGCACCTCACCGCACCGGCCGCGCGCCGCACCGGAATCCAGGACACCGACGGCATGGCCGTCGCGTCCTTCGTCCTCGGCCTCCTGGGCCTGCTCGTCCTGAACGTGTTCCTCGGCCCCACCGCCATCGCCCTCGCGGCCGTGGCGCTGCGACGCGGCACCGACCGCCGGGGCCGGGCCTGGCTCGGCCTCGCGCTGGGCGTGGCCGACCTCGTCGTACTGGCGGCGTTCATGCACGCGGACGGCACCGTCTCCTGGAGCGTGTGA
- a CDS encoding methionine synthase gives MPGGDAREAARTVTGTFEDFPYLAELPARGPGADMIGRTAGMLVELYARVEPSGWRIGDRPGRDTKRARSWLGEDLDALEEFTQGYEGPLKVQAVGPWTLAAALELRNGEAALSDAGACRDLAGSLAEGLRLHLAEVARRIPGARLVLQLDEPSLTAVLRGRVRSASGYRTHRAVDRQIVEATLRDVVGVHGDGPVVVHSCAPDVPFALLRRAGAGAVSFDASLLTERDDDAIGEAVESGTRLFAGVVPGTDGPLSDPAGSVMGVRTLWRRLGLSPELLPEAVTVTPACGLAGASPDYAREALAHCVRAARSLADNPE, from the coding sequence ATGCCCGGCGGCGACGCCCGCGAGGCCGCCAGGACCGTCACCGGAACCTTCGAGGACTTCCCGTACCTCGCCGAACTGCCGGCCCGCGGGCCCGGCGCGGACATGATCGGCCGCACCGCGGGGATGCTCGTGGAGCTGTACGCGCGGGTGGAGCCCAGCGGCTGGCGGATCGGGGACCGCCCGGGACGGGACACCAAGCGGGCCCGGTCGTGGCTCGGCGAGGACCTCGACGCGCTGGAGGAGTTCACCCAGGGGTACGAGGGCCCGCTGAAGGTGCAGGCGGTCGGTCCGTGGACGCTCGCCGCCGCGCTGGAGCTGCGGAACGGCGAGGCCGCCCTCTCCGACGCCGGCGCCTGCCGCGACCTCGCCGGTTCGCTCGCCGAGGGGCTGCGCCTGCACCTCGCCGAGGTCGCCCGCCGCATCCCCGGCGCGCGGCTCGTCCTCCAGCTGGACGAGCCCTCCCTGACCGCCGTGCTGCGCGGCCGGGTCAGGAGCGCCAGCGGCTACCGCACGCACCGCGCGGTCGACCGGCAGATCGTCGAGGCCACCCTGAGGGACGTCGTCGGTGTGCACGGGGACGGCCCCGTGGTGGTCCACTCGTGCGCGCCGGACGTCCCGTTCGCCCTGCTGCGCCGGGCCGGCGCGGGGGCCGTGTCCTTCGACGCCTCCCTCCTCACGGAGCGTGACGACGATGCCATCGGTGAGGCCGTGGAGAGCGGCACCCGACTGTTCGCCGGTGTCGTCCCCGGCACGGACGGTCCATTGTCGGACCCTGCCGGTAGCGTCATGGGTGTCAGGACGCTCTGGCGCAGGCTGGGGCTGTCTCCGGAGCTTCTTCCGGAGGCCGTCACGGTCACGCCCGCGTGCGGACTCGCGGGCGCGTCCCCGGACTACGCGCGCGAGGCGCTCGCCCACTGCGTCCGGGCGGCGAGGTCCCTCGCGGACAACCCTGAGTAA
- a CDS encoding N-acetylmuramoyl-L-alanine amidase produces MRQNKDGSGGRIGRRALILGGTAAVLGTGAVLARDELSRLWWQVPGVDKPRVAGAVDFRDARWVAASSANWRRADRPADYSIDMVVIHVTQGSFNSAVRVFQDPGHGAASHYIVRKDGHVTQMIRELDVAYHAGNRDYNERSVGIEHAGFVDRPQDLTDAMYAASARLTAGICRRYGIPVDREHIIAHSEVPGTDHTDPGEHWDWDRYLKLVRRAGTTPA; encoded by the coding sequence ATGAGACAGAACAAGGACGGCTCCGGCGGGCGGATAGGGCGGCGCGCGCTGATCCTCGGCGGGACCGCCGCCGTGCTGGGCACGGGGGCCGTGCTGGCGCGCGACGAGCTGTCGCGGCTGTGGTGGCAGGTGCCGGGCGTGGACAAGCCGCGGGTGGCGGGAGCCGTCGACTTCCGGGACGCGCGCTGGGTTGCGGCCTCCTCGGCGAACTGGCGCCGGGCGGACCGCCCGGCGGACTACTCGATCGACATGGTGGTCATCCATGTCACCCAGGGCAGCTTCAACAGCGCGGTGCGGGTCTTCCAGGACCCGGGCCACGGCGCCGCGTCGCACTACATCGTCCGCAAGGACGGTCACGTCACGCAGATGATCCGCGAGTTGGACGTCGCCTACCACGCGGGCAACCGGGACTACAACGAACGCAGTGTCGGCATCGAGCACGCGGGCTTCGTCGACCGCCCCCAGGACCTCACCGACGCGATGTACGCCGCCTCGGCCCGTCTGACGGCGGGGATCTGCCGACGGTACGGCATACCGGTCGACCGGGAGCACATCATCGCGCACTCGGAAGTGCCGGGGACCGACCACACGGATCCCGGCGAGCACTGGGACTGGGACCGCTACCTGAAGCTGGTGCGGCGGGCCGGCACGACTCCGGCCTGA
- a CDS encoding putative bifunctional diguanylate cyclase/phosphodiesterase, whose product MEPTESTAPYSRLRRMADSWRGGLRAAWCVGAEAPGHAIGRPLPAGAHDAVLTAGLPGDPERHPHLSWPALPAAVVAAAGFALGAGFLRAFTGHHALFPSGTAGWSFAVLTGVIVGHLVALGRARWWGGTGSGAALTLAVLLLYGWVPAGMVSLTVVVLVGIARRHRWRQGVLHGAVDILGIGFGALVMAAFGRVPSVENPWNPDSWSLYTGPEVVLVAAAYLAVSRTLLWYLQAPRDSGLPTIARTALVRHGLVAVALLGIAPLVCVVAVAKPILLPLFAIPLVALDSTLWIARARAEEQLRDPLTGLPNRQWLLERIWTALDDAERIDARAALMLIDLDRFRSVNDTLGHLAGDRLLLQTADRLRLALPRGAEAARLGGDEFAVLLPVADSTTSATRIARGLVTALSSPLDLDGLTLVLEASAGVAVFPDHALDAEGLLRRADVAMYQAKRDRTGVEVYESKRDSNTPDRLGLLADLRRALDAHEVELHYQPKVRFDGQVAGLEALVRWVHPERGKVPPDEFIAIAESSGLMPHLTEYVLETALGQVAEWRAQGLFVPVAVNVSPRDVHTPGFAGSVAARLARHGVPAGALQLEITEHVLLEDPQRAADTLAALTGHGVKMSLDDFGTGYSSLVHLRRLPVSELKIDRSFVARLAIDTEDAEIVRCTVDLAHSLGLLVVAEGVEDDETWERLRDLRCDAVQGWLVAAAMPPEETTAWLRARGSRGWQRPAAALPAAADDPGRVG is encoded by the coding sequence ATGGAACCGACCGAGAGCACCGCCCCGTACTCACGGCTGCGCCGGATGGCCGACTCGTGGCGAGGCGGTCTGCGGGCGGCCTGGTGCGTGGGCGCCGAGGCGCCCGGCCACGCCATCGGCCGGCCGCTGCCGGCGGGCGCGCACGACGCCGTGCTGACCGCCGGTCTGCCGGGCGACCCGGAGCGGCACCCCCATCTGTCCTGGCCCGCGCTGCCCGCGGCCGTCGTCGCGGCGGCCGGGTTCGCCCTCGGAGCCGGATTCCTGCGGGCGTTCACCGGCCACCACGCCCTCTTCCCGTCCGGCACGGCCGGCTGGTCGTTCGCCGTGCTGACCGGCGTCATCGTCGGTCACCTGGTCGCGCTCGGCCGGGCCCGCTGGTGGGGCGGCACCGGCTCCGGCGCCGCACTCACCCTCGCCGTGCTGCTGCTGTACGGCTGGGTGCCCGCCGGGATGGTCAGCCTCACCGTCGTCGTGCTGGTCGGCATAGCCCGGCGCCACCGGTGGCGCCAGGGTGTCCTGCACGGCGCGGTGGACATCCTCGGCATCGGCTTCGGCGCGCTCGTGATGGCCGCTTTCGGACGCGTACCGTCCGTCGAGAACCCGTGGAACCCGGACAGCTGGTCCCTGTACACCGGCCCCGAGGTCGTCCTGGTCGCGGCCGCCTACCTCGCCGTCTCCCGCACGCTCCTGTGGTACCTCCAGGCCCCCCGGGACAGCGGACTGCCCACCATCGCCCGTACCGCCCTCGTCAGACATGGCCTGGTCGCGGTCGCGCTGCTCGGCATCGCTCCGCTGGTCTGCGTCGTCGCCGTCGCCAAGCCGATCCTGCTGCCGCTGTTCGCCATCCCCCTCGTCGCCCTCGACTCCACCCTGTGGATCGCCCGCGCGCGGGCCGAGGAGCAACTGCGCGATCCGCTCACCGGTCTGCCCAACCGGCAGTGGCTCCTGGAGCGGATCTGGACGGCACTGGACGACGCCGAGCGCATCGACGCCCGGGCCGCCCTGATGCTGATCGACCTCGACCGCTTCCGGTCGGTCAACGACACGCTCGGCCATCTCGCCGGTGACCGGCTGCTGCTCCAGACCGCGGACCGGCTGCGACTGGCACTGCCGCGCGGCGCCGAGGCCGCCCGGCTCGGCGGCGACGAGTTCGCGGTGTTACTGCCGGTGGCCGACTCCACGACCTCCGCCACCCGGATCGCCCGCGGCCTGGTCACCGCCCTCAGCTCCCCGCTCGACCTCGACGGGCTCACCCTCGTCCTGGAGGCCAGCGCGGGAGTCGCCGTCTTCCCCGACCACGCGCTCGACGCGGAGGGCCTGCTGCGCCGCGCGGACGTGGCCATGTACCAGGCGAAGCGGGACCGTACGGGCGTCGAGGTCTACGAGTCCAAGCGGGACTCGAACACCCCGGACCGCCTGGGCCTGCTCGCCGACCTGCGCCGGGCTCTGGACGCGCACGAGGTCGAGCTGCACTACCAGCCCAAGGTCCGCTTCGACGGCCAGGTGGCCGGCCTGGAAGCGCTGGTCCGGTGGGTCCACCCGGAGCGCGGGAAGGTGCCGCCGGACGAGTTCATCGCGATCGCCGAGTCCTCCGGGCTGATGCCGCACCTCACGGAGTACGTGCTGGAGACCGCGCTCGGGCAGGTGGCCGAATGGCGGGCCCAGGGCCTGTTCGTACCCGTCGCGGTGAACGTCTCCCCGCGCGACGTCCACACCCCCGGCTTCGCGGGCTCCGTCGCGGCGCGCCTCGCCCGGCACGGCGTCCCGGCGGGAGCGCTCCAGCTGGAGATCACCGAGCATGTGCTGCTGGAGGACCCGCAGCGCGCCGCCGACACCCTCGCCGCGCTCACCGGGCACGGCGTGAAGATGTCCCTGGACGACTTCGGCACCGGCTACTCGTCACTGGTCCATCTGCGCCGGCTCCCGGTCAGCGAACTGAAGATCGACCGCTCGTTCGTGGCCCGGCTGGCCATCGACACGGAGGACGCGGAGATCGTGCGCTGCACGGTCGACCTGGCGCACTCGCTCGGCCTGCTCGTCGTCGCCGAGGGCGTCGAGGACGACGAGACCTGGGAGCGGCTGCGCGACCTGCGCTGCGACGCCGTACAGGGCTGGCTGGTGGCCGCGGCGATGCCGCCGGAGGAGACCACGGCCTGGCTCCGCGCCCGCGGCTCCCGCGGCTGGCAGCGCCCCGCGGCGGCCCTCCCGGCGGCGGCCGACGACCCCGGACGCGTGGGTTAG
- the ligA gene encoding NAD-dependent DNA ligase LigA, translating to MAGDKQADSTAVPAEARERHARLAEQVEEHRFRYYVKDAPVVSDAEFDQLLRGLEELEEAYPELRTPDSPTQKVAGSYQTEFTAVEHRERMLSLDNTFNDDDLAAWADRVARELGAQEYHFLCELKVDGLAVNLTYERGRLVRAATRGDGRTGEDITPNVRTIAEIPDRLHGDRVPDVVEIRGEVYFPMEKFEELNARLVAAGDKPFANPRNAAAGSLRQKDPRVTATRPLHMVVHGIGALEGFQGLNRLSQAYDLLKQWGLPTSPHNRVVDDLDGVREFIAYYGENRHSVEHEIDGVVVKLDEIPLQGRLGSTSRAPRWAIAYKYAPEEVNTKLVNIRVGVGRTGRVTPYAQVEPVTVAGSEVEFATLHNQDVVKAKGVLIGDTVVLRKAGDVIPEILGPVVDLRDGSEREFVMPSECPECGTPLRPMKEGDVDLRCPNARACPAQLRERLFYLAGRKALDIEHFGYVAAAALTAPLVPAEPPLRDEGGLFDLTAEQLLPIRAYVRDQDSGLPKRDPKTGEEKIATVFANQQGEPKKNALAMLENIAAAKERPLARFITGLSIRHVGPVAAEALAREFRSIDRIEQATEAELADTEGVGPIIAASLKEWFAEEWHREIIRRWRAAGVRMEQESTGEDEGPRPLEGLTVVVTGTLEHFTRDGAKEELQRRGAKVTGSVSKKTSFVVVGDSPGSKYDKAMQLKVPVLNEDGFNVLLEQGPEAASEAAIPAEE from the coding sequence GTGGCCGGCGACAAGCAAGCGGATTCCACAGCGGTACCCGCCGAGGCCCGGGAGCGGCACGCGCGGCTCGCCGAGCAGGTCGAGGAGCACCGCTTCCGGTACTACGTGAAGGACGCCCCCGTCGTCAGCGACGCGGAGTTCGACCAGCTCCTGCGCGGCCTGGAGGAGTTGGAGGAGGCGTACCCGGAGCTGCGCACCCCGGACTCGCCGACCCAGAAGGTCGCGGGTTCGTACCAGACGGAGTTCACGGCGGTCGAGCACCGCGAGCGGATGCTCTCCCTGGACAACACCTTCAACGACGACGACCTGGCCGCCTGGGCGGACCGCGTCGCCCGGGAACTGGGCGCCCAGGAGTACCACTTCCTGTGCGAGCTGAAGGTCGACGGCCTGGCCGTCAACCTGACCTACGAGCGCGGTCGCCTCGTCCGCGCGGCGACCCGCGGCGACGGCCGGACCGGCGAGGACATCACGCCCAACGTCCGCACGATCGCGGAGATCCCGGACCGTCTGCACGGCGACCGCGTCCCGGACGTGGTGGAGATCCGCGGCGAGGTCTACTTCCCGATGGAGAAGTTCGAGGAGCTCAACGCCCGCCTGGTGGCCGCCGGCGACAAGCCCTTCGCCAACCCGCGCAACGCGGCGGCCGGTTCCCTGCGCCAGAAGGACCCGCGCGTCACCGCCACCCGCCCGCTGCACATGGTCGTCCACGGCATCGGCGCCCTGGAGGGCTTCCAGGGACTGAACCGGCTCTCCCAGGCCTACGACCTGCTGAAGCAGTGGGGCCTGCCCACCTCCCCGCACAACCGGGTCGTCGACGACCTCGACGGCGTACGGGAGTTCATTGCGTACTACGGCGAGAACCGCCACTCCGTGGAGCACGAGATCGACGGCGTGGTGGTCAAGCTGGACGAGATCCCCCTCCAGGGCCGCCTCGGCTCCACCTCGCGCGCCCCGCGCTGGGCCATCGCGTACAAGTACGCGCCGGAGGAGGTCAACACCAAGCTCGTCAACATCCGCGTCGGTGTCGGACGCACCGGCCGGGTCACCCCGTACGCGCAGGTGGAGCCGGTGACGGTGGCCGGTTCGGAGGTCGAGTTCGCCACCCTGCACAACCAGGACGTGGTCAAGGCCAAGGGCGTGCTCATCGGCGACACGGTGGTGCTGCGCAAGGCCGGTGACGTCATCCCGGAGATCCTCGGCCCGGTCGTCGACCTCCGCGACGGCAGCGAGCGCGAGTTCGTGATGCCCTCGGAGTGCCCCGAGTGCGGGACACCGCTCAGGCCGATGAAGGAGGGCGACGTCGACCTGCGCTGCCCGAACGCCCGAGCCTGCCCCGCCCAGTTGAGGGAGCGGCTGTTCTATCTCGCGGGCCGCAAGGCGCTGGACATCGAGCACTTCGGCTACGTGGCCGCCGCCGCGCTCACCGCGCCGCTGGTGCCCGCGGAGCCGCCGCTGCGGGACGAGGGCGGCCTGTTCGACCTCACCGCCGAGCAGTTGCTGCCCATCAGGGCGTACGTCCGCGACCAGGACAGCGGTCTGCCCAAGCGCGATCCGAAGACCGGCGAGGAGAAGATCGCCACCGTCTTCGCCAACCAGCAGGGGGAACCGAAGAAGAACGCCCTGGCCATGCTGGAGAACATCGCCGCCGCCAAGGAGCGCCCGCTCGCCCGGTTCATCACCGGCCTGTCGATCCGTCATGTCGGCCCGGTCGCGGCCGAGGCGCTGGCGCGTGAGTTCCGTTCGATCGACCGGATCGAGCAGGCGACCGAGGCGGAACTGGCGGACACCGAGGGGGTCGGCCCGATCATCGCCGCCTCCCTCAAGGAGTGGTTCGCCGAGGAGTGGCACCGGGAGATCATCCGCAGGTGGCGGGCGGCCGGTGTCCGTATGGAGCAGGAGAGCACCGGCGAGGACGAGGGTCCCCGTCCGCTCGAAGGCCTCACCGTCGTCGTCACCGGAACGCTGGAGCACTTCACCCGGGACGGCGCGAAGGAGGAACTCCAGCGCCGGGGAGCGAAGGTGACCGGTTCGGTCTCGAAGAAGACCTCCTTCGTGGTCGTGGGTGACAGCCCGGGGTCGAAGTACGACAAGGCGATGCAGCTCAAGGTGCCCGTTCTGAACGAGGACGGCTTCAACGTCCTTCTGGAGCAGGGGCCTGAGGCGGCGTCGGAGGCGGCGATTCCGGCCGAAGAGTAG
- a CDS encoding DUF427 domain-containing protein — protein MTRGHTITIEHGTRRVRVVHDGQVLAESDRPLVLRETGSPVRYYLPSEDVRLDLLTPSETHTHCPFKGTASYWSLPGAPDLVWAYPEPKPDVAEIKDHLCFYDVEEV, from the coding sequence ATGACCCGAGGACACACGATCACCATCGAACACGGCACCCGGCGCGTGCGCGTCGTCCATGACGGGCAGGTGCTGGCCGAGAGCGACCGGCCCCTCGTCCTTCGGGAGACGGGGAGCCCCGTGCGCTACTACCTCCCGTCGGAGGACGTCCGGCTCGATCTGCTCACGCCCTCCGAGACCCACACCCACTGTCCCTTCAAGGGCACCGCGTCCTACTGGTCGCTGCCCGGCGCACCGGACCTCGTCTGGGCCTACCCGGAACCGAAGCCGGACGTGGCCGAGATCAAGGACCACCTGTGCTTCTACGACGTCGAAGAGGTGTGA